Proteins encoded together in one Methanobrevibacter sp. window:
- a CDS encoding 30S ribosomal protein S4e: protein MAKMGSRKHLKRYKAPKSWPIHPKEDTWTVKPSAGSHSINDSIPLTLVIRDVLKLADNSREAKRIINSGNVLVDGRVVKDYKFPIGFMDIIEIPKTEESYRVLLDRKGRLQLDLIDDNSAKLSKIVDKSTIKGGKTQLNLHDGKNVILDEDDYSVGDVISLKVPEQEIAEVYPLQEGATVLVTGGKHTGELGTVSEIIENKSSNPNTIIIENSSKDEFLTLKDYAFVVGSDAPAISLLEVNK, encoded by the coding sequence ATGGCTAAAATGGGATCTAGAAAACATCTTAAAAGATATAAAGCACCAAAATCTTGGCCTATTCATCCTAAAGAAGACACCTGGACTGTAAAACCTTCTGCAGGTTCTCATTCCATTAATGATTCAATTCCATTAACTTTAGTTATTAGAGATGTATTAAAATTAGCTGATAATTCTAGAGAAGCAAAAAGAATCATTAACTCTGGTAATGTTTTAGTTGATGGAAGAGTAGTAAAAGATTATAAATTCCCAATTGGTTTTATGGACATTATTGAAATTCCAAAAACTGAGGAATCTTATAGAGTTCTTTTAGATAGAAAAGGCAGATTGCAATTAGATTTAATCGATGATAATAGTGCAAAACTATCCAAAATTGTTGATAAATCTACCATTAAAGGTGGAAAAACTCAATTAAACCTTCACGATGGTAAAAACGTAATCCTTGATGAAGACGATTACTCTGTTGGAGATGTTATTTCTTTAAAAGTGCCTGAACAAGAAATTGCTGAAGTTTATCCTTTACAAGAAGGAGCTACTGTTCTTGTTACTGGTGGTAAACACACCGGTGAATTAGGTACCGTAAGTGAAATTATTGAAAATAAATCTTCTAATCCAAATACTATTATTATTGAAAATAGTTCAAAAGATGAATTTTTAACTTTAAAAGATTATGCATTTGTAGTTGGTAGCGATGCTCCAGCAATATCTTTATTGGAGGTTAATAAATGA